Proteins from one Parvibaculum lavamentivorans DS-1 genomic window:
- a CDS encoding tyrosine recombinase XerC yields MARPAARAIGGAPAPDDAARTIPASGDARTEIRNWYSHLMGERRMSEATLINYHRDLTRFFEFLVDHLGGPATLKDLGRLELRDFRAFVSQRRKDGLQSRSLARMLSSVRSFFRFLDRTHVLSNASATALRSPKLPHAIPKPLTAAGARELLDEAEIAHEEPWIGARDIAVLTLLYGCGLRVSEALGLNRSEAPLKDVLRITGKGGKERVVPVLPAARMAVDDYLRLCPHGLAKDDPLFVGSRGARLGQRQVRETMTRLRRRLGLPESATPHALRHSFATHLLAGGGDLRSIQELLGHASLSTTQMYTEVDAARLLEVYDKAKRRR; encoded by the coding sequence ATGGCTCGACCTGCCGCCCGCGCGATAGGCGGCGCGCCCGCGCCGGACGACGCCGCGCGGACGATCCCCGCGAGCGGGGATGCACGGACCGAAATCCGCAACTGGTATTCCCACCTGATGGGCGAGCGGCGCATGAGCGAGGCGACGCTCATCAATTATCATCGCGACCTGACGCGCTTCTTTGAATTTCTGGTGGATCACCTCGGCGGACCGGCGACGCTGAAGGATCTCGGCCGGCTGGAGCTGCGCGACTTCCGCGCCTTTGTGAGCCAGCGCCGCAAGGACGGGCTGCAAAGTCGCTCCCTGGCGCGGATGCTGTCGAGCGTTCGCTCCTTCTTCCGCTTTCTCGACCGCACGCATGTGCTCTCGAACGCATCGGCAACGGCGCTGCGCTCGCCGAAGCTGCCGCACGCCATTCCAAAACCGCTGACCGCTGCCGGCGCGCGCGAGCTGCTGGACGAAGCCGAAATCGCCCATGAGGAACCCTGGATCGGGGCGCGCGACATTGCGGTGCTGACATTGCTTTATGGATGCGGGCTTCGCGTGTCGGAGGCGCTGGGCCTCAACCGGAGCGAGGCACCGCTGAAGGACGTGCTGCGCATCACCGGCAAGGGCGGCAAGGAACGGGTCGTGCCTGTGCTGCCGGCGGCGCGAATGGCTGTCGACGATTATCTGAGGCTTTGTCCGCACGGACTTGCGAAAGACGATCCGCTCTTTGTCGGCTCACGGGGCGCGCGGCTCGGCCAGCGGCAGGTGCGCGAAACGATGACGCGCCTCAGGCGGCGTCTCGGCCTGCCGGAATCGGCCACGCCCCATGCGCTCCGCCACAGCTTTGCGACGCATCTTCTGGCGGGCGGCGGCGACCTGCGCTCGATCCAGGAACTGCTCGGCCATGCGAGCCTGTCGACCACGCAGATGTATACGGAAGTCGACGCCGCGCGGCTGCTGGAGGTTTACGACAAGGCGAAGAGAAGGCGGTAG
- a CDS encoding DUF484 family protein: MSQQNDSTEAKRMDDIGAALAADEVKAYLRRNPDLLTDDPDLIAALVPPSQSTGRNVVDMQQFMIGRLQNHVRMLRDIQSDLIEASSLNSLAREQVHAATLKLLDARSFEHLIEYTTSPDGLARVLGIRAATLCIETANSVSGIGIRGVRVLEPGGVDRILGTGERCKLAPHVRGSRGLYGNMADDVHSEALVRLDFSPVSPPGLLALGGFEPDQFHPDQAVDLLEFLADVVERCVRQWLDLPPAR, encoded by the coding sequence ATGAGCCAGCAAAACGACAGCACCGAAGCAAAACGGATGGACGACATCGGCGCAGCACTTGCCGCCGACGAGGTGAAAGCCTATCTGCGCCGCAATCCGGACTTGCTGACCGACGACCCGGACCTGATCGCGGCGCTGGTTCCGCCGTCGCAATCGACCGGCCGCAATGTCGTCGACATGCAGCAATTCATGATCGGGCGGCTGCAGAACCATGTGCGGATGCTGCGCGACATCCAGTCGGACCTCATCGAGGCCTCCTCGCTGAACAGCCTGGCGCGCGAACAGGTTCATGCGGCGACGCTGAAATTGCTCGATGCGCGCTCCTTCGAGCATCTGATCGAATATACGACGTCTCCCGACGGGCTTGCCCGCGTGCTCGGCATTCGCGCGGCGACGCTTTGCATCGAAACCGCGAACAGCGTTTCCGGCATCGGCATTCGCGGCGTGCGGGTGCTCGAACCGGGCGGCGTCGACCGCATTCTCGGAACCGGCGAACGCTGCAAGCTGGCGCCGCATGTGCGCGGCAGCCGCGGGCTTTACGGCAACATGGCGGACGATGTGCATTCCGAAGCCCTGGTGCGGCTCGACTTCTCGCCCGTCTCGCCGCCCGGATTGCTGGCGCTTGGCGGCTTCGAGCCCGACCAGTTCCATCCCGACCAGGCGGTGGACCTGCTTGAATTCCTCGCCGATGTCGTCGAGCGCTGCGTGCGCCAATGGCTCGACCTGCCGCCCGCGCGATAG
- the fsa gene encoding fructose-6-phosphate aldolase, whose protein sequence is MKFFVDTADIAEIRELADTGLLDGVTTNPSLIAKSGRNFLEVVEEICGVVEGPVSAEVTALDAPTMIEEGRKLAKIAKNIAVKVPLTWDGLKTCKVLTGEGTMVNVTLCFSANQALLAAKAGATFISPFIGRLDDINLDGMELIHEIREIYDNYPALETEILAASIRSANHVKDAALAGADVATVPPAVLKGLAAHPLTDKGLEMFMADWKKTGQKIL, encoded by the coding sequence ATGAAATTCTTCGTCGACACCGCCGACATCGCAGAAATCCGCGAACTGGCCGATACCGGCCTTCTGGACGGCGTAACCACCAACCCTTCCCTTATCGCGAAATCCGGCCGCAACTTTCTCGAAGTCGTGGAGGAAATCTGCGGCGTGGTCGAAGGGCCGGTAAGCGCGGAAGTGACCGCGCTCGATGCGCCGACCATGATCGAGGAAGGGCGCAAGCTGGCGAAGATCGCGAAGAACATCGCCGTCAAGGTGCCGCTCACCTGGGACGGGCTGAAGACCTGCAAGGTGCTGACGGGCGAAGGCACAATGGTAAACGTAACGCTCTGCTTTTCCGCCAACCAAGCGCTGCTGGCGGCGAAGGCGGGCGCGACCTTCATCTCGCCCTTTATCGGCAGGCTCGACGACATCAACCTGGACGGCATGGAACTCATTCACGAGATAAGGGAAATCTACGACAATTACCCGGCTCTCGAGACCGAGATTCTTGCCGCCTCGATTCGCTCCGCGAACCACGTCAAGGATGCGGCGCTCGCAGGCGCCGATGTCGCGACCGTGCCGCCCGCCGTGCTGAAAGGCCTTGCGGCGCATCCGCTGACCGACAAGGGGCTGGAAATGTTCATGGCGGATTGGAAAAAGACCGGCCAGAAGATTCTGTAA
- a CDS encoding primosomal protein N', with protein MASEISTGTAPGWTSVSVLIPLALPKPYDYKVPAGMTVRPGDYVIVPLGPQELLGVVWGEGTGEVGHNRLKSIIEVLDAPPMPEVSRRFVDWVAGYTLSPAGSVLRLTIRAPGALEPQRMRTAYRLCDRRPPRMTPARLRVVETASDGFARSVRELAEEAGVSDGVVRGLVDAGTLQPVDLPTELPFDAPQPNASGIDLSPQQAEAAALLTAHVEAERFAAVLLDGITGSGKTEVYFEAVAAALRRGKQVLILLPEIALTSQFLERFERRFGCRPAEWHSDVPSRERRRVWRAVAEGSVSVVVGARSALFLPFPDLGLIVVDEEHDAAFKQEDGVAYHARDMAVVRASLGQFPVILSSATPSLETAVNVEQGRYASVRLDARFGAAELPDVSAIDMRLHPPERGAWLSPLLVTEIARALEAGEQAMLFLNRRGYAPLTLCRTCGHRIECPQCSAWLVEHRFRRELACHHCGYSAPVPKACPSCGAEDTLVACGPGVERIAEEVATLFPEARVAVVSSDNLRGPAAHEAVFAAIENREVDIVIGTQIVAKGHHFPWLTVVGVVDADLGLENGDLRAGERTFQLLQQVAGRAGRAERPGRVFLQSWMPEHNVMRALVSGRRDEFLVREAAARERVSLPPYGRLVGVVISSPDAELARKVAREMSRRAPQADNVSVLGPAPAPMALLRGRTRLRFLVKAGRNVNVQSYMQAWLADMKIPNAVRVSVDIDPYSFM; from the coding sequence ATGGCTTCCGAAATATCCACAGGCACGGCGCCGGGCTGGACAAGCGTCAGCGTTCTCATTCCCCTCGCCCTGCCAAAGCCTTACGACTACAAGGTCCCCGCCGGCATGACCGTGCGGCCGGGGGATTATGTCATTGTGCCGCTCGGGCCGCAGGAGCTTCTGGGCGTCGTCTGGGGCGAGGGCACGGGCGAGGTCGGCCATAACAGGCTGAAATCCATCATCGAGGTGCTGGATGCGCCGCCGATGCCGGAGGTCTCGCGCCGCTTTGTCGACTGGGTGGCGGGTTACACGCTTTCACCGGCAGGCTCGGTCCTGCGTTTAACCATTCGCGCGCCCGGCGCGCTGGAGCCGCAGCGGATGCGGACGGCCTACCGCCTCTGCGACAGGCGCCCCCCTCGCATGACACCCGCCCGCCTCCGCGTCGTCGAAACGGCGTCCGATGGCTTCGCGCGCAGCGTGCGCGAGCTCGCGGAAGAAGCGGGCGTATCGGATGGCGTGGTGCGCGGGCTTGTCGATGCGGGCACGCTGCAGCCGGTCGACCTGCCGACCGAATTGCCGTTCGATGCGCCGCAGCCGAATGCGAGCGGCATCGACCTCTCGCCGCAACAGGCAGAAGCCGCCGCGCTTCTCACGGCCCATGTCGAGGCGGAGCGTTTCGCCGCCGTGCTGCTCGATGGCATAACGGGCTCCGGCAAGACGGAAGTCTATTTCGAGGCGGTGGCCGCCGCGCTCCGCCGCGGCAAGCAGGTCTTGATCCTGCTGCCGGAAATTGCGCTCACCAGCCAGTTCCTCGAACGCTTCGAGCGCCGTTTCGGCTGCCGTCCGGCGGAGTGGCATTCGGATGTGCCGTCCCGCGAGCGCCGCCGTGTCTGGCGCGCGGTCGCGGAGGGCAGCGTCTCCGTCGTGGTCGGCGCGCGCTCGGCACTCTTTCTTCCCTTTCCCGATCTCGGCCTCATCGTTGTCGACGAAGAACATGACGCCGCCTTCAAGCAGGAAGACGGCGTCGCTTACCATGCGCGCGACATGGCGGTGGTGCGTGCCTCGCTCGGCCAGTTTCCCGTCATCTTGAGTTCGGCGACGCCCTCGCTCGAAACGGCGGTCAATGTCGAGCAGGGGCGCTATGCCTCGGTGCGTCTCGATGCGCGTTTCGGCGCGGCCGAGCTGCCGGATGTCAGTGCCATCGACATGCGTCTTCATCCGCCGGAGCGCGGGGCCTGGCTCTCGCCGCTCCTCGTCACGGAAATTGCGCGCGCGCTCGAGGCGGGCGAACAGGCGATGCTCTTTCTCAACAGGCGCGGCTATGCCCCGCTCACGCTTTGCCGTACCTGCGGTCATCGCATCGAATGTCCGCAATGTTCGGCCTGGCTCGTCGAGCATCGCTTCCGCCGTGAGCTTGCCTGTCATCATTGCGGTTATAGCGCGCCGGTGCCGAAGGCGTGCCCTTCTTGCGGCGCGGAAGATACGCTGGTTGCCTGCGGGCCGGGCGTCGAGCGCATCGCGGAAGAAGTCGCGACGCTTTTCCCCGAAGCGCGTGTCGCTGTGGTCTCCTCGGATAATCTGCGCGGCCCCGCGGCGCATGAAGCCGTCTTCGCCGCCATCGAAAATCGCGAGGTCGATATCGTCATCGGCACGCAGATCGTCGCCAAGGGCCATCACTTTCCCTGGCTCACCGTTGTCGGCGTGGTCGATGCCGATCTCGGATTGGAGAATGGCGACCTGCGCGCGGGCGAGCGCACCTTCCAGTTGCTGCAGCAGGTGGCGGGCAGGGCAGGGCGCGCCGAGCGTCCGGGCCGCGTCTTCCTGCAATCATGGATGCCGGAACACAATGTCATGCGCGCGCTTGTCTCCGGGCGGCGCGATGAGTTCCTCGTCCGCGAGGCGGCGGCGCGCGAGCGTGTCTCGCTGCCGCCTTATGGCCGCCTTGTCGGCGTCGTCATCTCCTCGCCCGATGCCGAGCTTGCGCGAAAGGTCGCGCGCGAGATGTCGCGGCGTGCTCCGCAGGCGGACAATGTTTCGGTGCTCGGCCCCGCGCCCGCGCCTATGGCGCTGCTCAGGGGCCGCACGCGGCTCCGCTTCCTCGTCAAGGCGGGGCGCAACGTCAATGTGCAGTCCTATATGCAGGCCTGGCTCGCCGACATGAAAATCCCGAACGCGGTGCGCGTCTCGGTCGATATCGATCCCTACAGCTTCATGTAG
- a CDS encoding class I SAM-dependent methyltransferase: MANSETGNLARAKTPEVPVRIEQGLYRHNVIDTLQGSGNVGIELGVAGGIFSRRMVESGKFRMFYGVDLYSDHHDTAEYVRALKHVGIEENYKLLRMSFDDALALFDDHYFDFIYFDGYAHTGEEGGKSFVDWFAKVKVGGVVAGDDYHDDWPLVKWAVNSFARALDVELKVTGLTEKTNLSRYPSWFFTKERDFAFEGLLDDELFSLGQKAKKAREAAAAAAPAARSQVTLTIDQILEFCEKLCAQMPDKAQEVLKIAQRHTAARKAG; the protein is encoded by the coding sequence ATGGCCAATAGCGAAACCGGCAATCTCGCCCGGGCAAAGACGCCCGAAGTCCCGGTCCGGATCGAGCAGGGGCTCTACCGTCACAATGTCATCGACACACTCCAGGGCAGCGGCAATGTCGGCATCGAGCTCGGCGTCGCCGGCGGCATCTTTTCGCGCCGCATGGTCGAGAGCGGCAAGTTCAGGATGTTTTATGGCGTCGATCTCTACTCGGATCATCACGACACCGCCGAATATGTCCGTGCTCTGAAACATGTCGGCATCGAAGAGAACTACAAGCTTCTTCGCATGTCCTTCGACGATGCGCTGGCGCTATTCGACGATCATTATTTCGATTTCATCTATTTCGACGGCTATGCCCATACCGGCGAGGAGGGCGGCAAGTCCTTCGTCGACTGGTTCGCCAAGGTGAAGGTCGGCGGCGTGGTCGCCGGCGACGACTATCACGATGACTGGCCGCTGGTGAAATGGGCGGTGAACAGTTTCGCCAGGGCGCTCGATGTCGAACTCAAGGTGACGGGGCTGACGGAGAAGACAAATCTCTCGCGCTATCCTTCCTGGTTCTTCACCAAGGAGCGCGACTTCGCCTTTGAAGGGCTCCTCGACGACGAGCTCTTCTCGCTCGGGCAGAAGGCGAAGAAGGCCCGCGAGGCCGCAGCCGCCGCCGCGCCCGCGGCCCGTTCCCAGGTGACGCTCACGATCGACCAGATTCTCGAATTCTGCGAGAAACTCTGCGCCCAGATGCCCGACAAGGCGCAAGAGGTGCTGAAGATCGCCCAGCGTCACACGGCGGCCCGCAAGGCGGGCTGA
- a CDS encoding F0F1 ATP synthase subunit delta, with the protein MSKDRRAPHVSSDHPVSGVAGRYATALFELADAEGALDAVAGDLERISAMLNESSDLVRLVRSPIFSAEDQTKAFGAVLEKAGISGLVKNFIGLVIRNRRLFGLSDMIGAYTTLLARKRGEMTADVVSAHPLQAAQVESLKAALKSATGRDVRINTKVDASLLGGLIVTVGSRMVDSSLRTKLNSLKIAMKEAS; encoded by the coding sequence ATGAGCAAAGACAGGCGAGCGCCGCACGTGTCATCAGATCATCCCGTTTCTGGCGTGGCCGGCCGTTATGCAACGGCCCTCTTCGAACTGGCGGACGCCGAGGGTGCGCTTGACGCCGTTGCCGGCGATCTGGAGCGGATTTCCGCCATGCTGAACGAGAGCAGCGACCTTGTGCGCCTCGTTCGCAGCCCGATTTTCAGCGCCGAAGATCAGACAAAGGCGTTCGGCGCCGTGCTCGAAAAGGCCGGTATCTCCGGCCTCGTGAAGAATTTCATCGGCCTCGTCATCAGGAACCGCCGTCTCTTCGGCCTTTCCGACATGATCGGCGCCTACACGACCCTTCTTGCCCGCAAGCGCGGTGAAATGACGGCCGATGTCGTCTCCGCTCACCCGCTTCAGGCAGCGCAGGTCGAGAGCCTCAAGGCGGCGCTCAAATCCGCCACCGGCCGCGACGTTCGTATCAATACCAAGGTCGATGCATCCCTTCTCGGCGGGCTCATCGTCACGGTCGGCAGCCGGATGGTCGATTCATCCCTGCGGACCAAGCTCAATTCTCTCAAGATTGCCATGAAAGAGGCCTCCTGA
- the atpA gene encoding F0F1 ATP synthase subunit alpha: protein MDIQAAEISAILKQQIKDFGAEAQVSEIGQVLSVGDGIARVYGLDNVEAGEMVEFPGGVRGMALNLEEDNVGVVIFGSDRNIKEGDTVKRTGAIVDIPVGKGLLGRVVDPLGNPLDGKGPIEGVERRRVDVKAPGIIPRKSVHEPMQTGLKAIDALIPIGRGQRELIIGDRQTGKTAIAIDAILNQKPLNQGDDENQKLYCIYVAIGQKRSTVAQIAKTLEENGALEYTIIVAATASDPAPLQFLAPFAGCTLGEYFRDNAMHGLVVYDDLSKQAVAYRQMSLLLRRPPGREAYPGDVFYLHSRLLERAAKLNDENGNGSLTALPIIETQANDVSAYIPTNVISITDGQIFLETDLFYQGVRPAVNVGLSVSRVGSSAQIKAMKQVAGKIKGELAQYREMAAFAQFGSDLDAATQRLLNRGARLTELLKQGQFSPLKVEEQVVVIYAGVNGYLDKLPVADVGRYEQDLLRNIRSSHPGILDAIRSEKQISADTEAKLKSAVENFSKAFA from the coding sequence ATGGACATTCAGGCTGCGGAAATTTCCGCCATCCTCAAGCAGCAGATCAAGGATTTCGGCGCAGAGGCGCAGGTTTCCGAGATCGGCCAGGTGCTCTCCGTCGGTGACGGTATCGCCCGCGTCTACGGTCTCGACAATGTCGAAGCCGGCGAAATGGTCGAGTTCCCGGGCGGTGTCCGCGGCATGGCCTTGAACCTCGAAGAGGACAATGTCGGCGTCGTGATTTTCGGTTCCGACCGGAACATCAAGGAAGGCGACACCGTAAAGCGCACCGGCGCCATCGTGGACATTCCCGTCGGCAAGGGCCTGCTCGGCCGCGTCGTCGATCCGCTGGGCAATCCGCTGGACGGCAAGGGCCCGATCGAGGGCGTGGAGCGCCGCCGCGTGGACGTCAAGGCGCCGGGCATCATCCCCCGGAAATCCGTGCATGAGCCCATGCAGACCGGCCTCAAGGCGATCGACGCCCTGATCCCGATCGGCCGCGGCCAGCGCGAGCTCATCATCGGCGACCGTCAGACCGGCAAGACCGCCATCGCCATCGACGCGATCCTCAATCAGAAGCCGCTCAACCAGGGCGACGACGAAAACCAGAAGCTCTACTGCATCTATGTCGCCATCGGCCAGAAGCGGTCGACGGTCGCGCAGATCGCGAAGACGCTGGAAGAAAACGGCGCGCTTGAATACACGATCATCGTCGCGGCCACCGCGTCGGACCCGGCGCCTCTGCAGTTCCTCGCTCCCTTCGCGGGCTGCACGCTCGGCGAATATTTCCGCGACAACGCCATGCATGGCCTCGTGGTTTACGACGACCTTTCCAAGCAGGCCGTCGCCTACCGCCAGATGTCGCTGCTGCTGCGCCGTCCGCCGGGCCGCGAAGCCTATCCGGGCGACGTCTTCTATCTCCATTCCCGCCTGCTCGAACGCGCCGCGAAGCTCAACGATGAAAACGGCAATGGGTCGCTGACCGCGCTGCCGATCATCGAAACGCAGGCGAACGACGTGTCGGCCTACATCCCGACCAACGTGATCTCGATCACGGACGGCCAGATCTTCCTCGAGACCGACCTCTTCTATCAGGGCGTCCGTCCGGCCGTGAACGTCGGCCTGTCGGTGTCGCGCGTGGGTTCGTCGGCGCAGATCAAGGCGATGAAGCAGGTTGCCGGCAAGATCAAGGGCGAGCTCGCGCAGTACCGCGAAATGGCGGCCTTCGCGCAGTTCGGTTCCGATCTCGACGCCGCGACGCAGCGCCTTCTCAATCGCGGTGCGCGCCTCACGGAACTTCTGAAGCAGGGCCAGTTCTCGCCGCTCAAGGTCGAAGAACAGGTCGTCGTGATCTATGCGGGCGTCAACGGCTATCTCGACAAGCTGCCGGTGGCCGATGTCGGCCGTTACGAGCAGGATCTGCTTCGCAACATCCGGTCGAGCCATCCCGGCATTCTCGATGCGATCCGCAGCGAGAAGCAGATTTCCGCCGACACGGAAGCCAAACTGAAATCCGCTGTCGAGAATTTCTCCAAGGCTTTCGCCTGA
- a CDS encoding F0F1 ATP synthase subunit gamma: protein MASLKDLRNRIASVKATQKITKAMQMVAAAKLRRAQEAAEAARPYAERMDRVLANLATGMTGRSDAPALLAGTGSDQVHLVIVATADRGLCGGFNSSIVRLARQHINKLVGEGKTVKILTVGRKGRDALKRDHASRIVKSYEFTGIRHIGFEQAEDISRTVIDLFEAGEFDVATIFYSKFVNVVSQIPTAQQLIPASVPADAGGSVDLGGAVYEYEPDEGEILKDILPRNLSVQIFRALLENVAGEFGAKMSAMDNATRNAGDMIKKLNITYNRSRQAMITKELIEIISGAEAL, encoded by the coding sequence ATGGCTAGCCTCAAGGACCTGAGAAATCGCATCGCCAGTGTGAAGGCGACGCAGAAGATAACGAAGGCGATGCAAATGGTCGCCGCCGCGAAGCTGCGCCGTGCGCAGGAAGCGGCGGAAGCCGCGCGGCCCTATGCCGAGCGTATGGACCGCGTGCTGGCGAACCTCGCAACCGGTATGACCGGCCGTTCGGATGCGCCGGCGCTTCTGGCGGGTACGGGCAGCGATCAGGTGCATCTCGTCATCGTCGCCACTGCCGATCGCGGTCTCTGCGGCGGTTTCAATTCGTCGATCGTCCGGCTGGCGCGCCAGCACATCAACAAGCTGGTCGGCGAAGGCAAGACGGTGAAGATCCTCACCGTCGGCCGCAAGGGCCGCGACGCGCTGAAGCGCGATCATGCCAGCCGCATCGTGAAGTCCTACGAATTCACGGGCATCCGTCACATCGGCTTCGAGCAGGCCGAGGACATTTCCCGCACGGTGATCGATCTTTTCGAAGCCGGCGAGTTCGATGTCGCCACGATCTTCTATTCGAAGTTCGTGAACGTGGTGAGCCAGATACCGACCGCGCAGCAGCTCATCCCTGCCAGCGTGCCGGCGGATGCGGGCGGCAGCGTCGATCTCGGCGGCGCCGTCTATGAGTACGAACCCGACGAAGGCGAAATTCTGAAGGACATTCTGCCCCGTAATCTCTCGGTGCAGATTTTCCGCGCCCTGCTTGAAAACGTGGCGGGCGAATTCGGCGCCAAGATGTCGGCGATGGACAATGCCACGCGCAATGCGGGCGACATGATCAAGAAGCTGAACATCACCTATAACCGTTCGCGGCAGGCGATGATCACCAAGGAACTGATCGAAATCATTTCGGGCGCGGAAGCCCTCTAG
- the atpD gene encoding F0F1 ATP synthase subunit beta: MSNAVGKIAQVIGAVVDVTFTDNLPAILNALETTNGGNRLVLEVAQHLGENTVRTIAMDTTEGLTRGQEVRDTGNAITVPVGEGTLGRIINVIGEPVDEAGPVKHEARREIHQEAPSFVEQSTEAQMLVTGIKVVDLLAPYARGGKIGLFGGAGVGKTVLIQELINNIAKAHGGYSVFAGVGERTREGNDLYHEMIESGVNKDPNENNGDTTGSKCALVFGQMNEPPGARARVALTGLTVAEHFRDKGQDVLFFVDNIFRFTQAGSEVSALLGRIPSAVGYQPTLSTDMGALQERITTTTKGSITSVQAIYVPADDLTDPAPATSFAHLDATTVLNRAISEKGIYPAVDPLDSTSRILEPRVVGQEHYDTARQVQEILQRYKSLQDIIAILGMDELSEEDKLVVARARKIERFLSQPFFVAEVFTGTPGVLVDIKDTIKGFKGLCNGDYDHLPEAAFYMVGTIEDAVAKAERLAKEAA; this comes from the coding sequence ATGAGCAACGCAGTCGGAAAGATCGCCCAAGTCATCGGCGCCGTCGTGGACGTCACGTTCACCGACAACCTGCCCGCCATTCTGAACGCGCTCGAGACGACCAATGGCGGCAATCGCCTCGTCCTCGAGGTCGCGCAGCATCTTGGCGAGAACACGGTCCGCACCATCGCGATGGACACCACCGAGGGTCTGACCCGCGGTCAGGAAGTCCGCGACACGGGCAATGCCATCACGGTGCCGGTCGGCGAGGGTACGCTCGGCCGCATCATCAACGTCATCGGCGAGCCGGTGGACGAAGCAGGCCCCGTGAAGCATGAAGCGCGCCGCGAAATCCATCAGGAAGCGCCGTCCTTCGTCGAACAGTCGACGGAAGCGCAGATGCTCGTCACCGGCATCAAGGTCGTCGACCTGCTCGCGCCTTATGCGCGCGGCGGCAAGATCGGCCTCTTCGGCGGCGCCGGCGTCGGCAAGACCGTGCTCATCCAGGAGCTCATCAACAACATCGCGAAAGCGCATGGCGGCTATTCGGTGTTCGCCGGCGTCGGCGAGCGTACGCGCGAGGGCAACGATCTCTATCACGAGATGATCGAGTCCGGCGTGAACAAGGATCCGAACGAAAACAACGGCGACACGACCGGCTCGAAATGCGCCCTCGTGTTCGGCCAGATGAACGAGCCGCCGGGAGCCCGCGCCCGTGTCGCGCTGACCGGCCTCACCGTCGCCGAGCATTTCCGCGACAAGGGCCAGGACGTGCTGTTCTTCGTGGACAACATCTTCCGCTTCACGCAGGCGGGCTCGGAAGTGTCGGCCCTTCTCGGCCGTATTCCTTCCGCCGTGGGCTATCAGCCGACGCTCTCCACCGACATGGGGGCGCTGCAGGAACGCATCACCACCACCACCAAGGGCTCGATCACGTCCGTGCAGGCCATTTACGTGCCCGCCGACGACTTGACAGACCCGGCGCCCGCCACGTCCTTCGCTCACCTTGACGCGACGACCGTGCTTAACCGCGCGATCTCGGAAAAGGGCATCTATCCCGCCGTGGACCCGCTCGACTCGACAAGCCGTATTCTCGAGCCGCGCGTTGTCGGCCAGGAGCATTACGACACCGCGCGCCAGGTGCAGGAAATCCTGCAGCGCTACAAGTCGCTCCAGGACATCATCGCCATTCTCGGTATGGACGAGCTCTCCGAAGAAGACAAGCTCGTCGTCGCCCGCGCCCGCAAGATCGAGCGTTTCCTGTCGCAGCCCTTCTTCGTCGCCGAAGTCTTCACCGGCACGCCGGGCGTCCTCGTCGACATCAAGGACACGATCAAGGGCTTCAAGGGTCTGTGCAACGGCGACTACGATCACCTGCCGGAAGCGGCCTTCTACATGGTCGGCACGATCGAGGATGCGGTCGCGAAGGCCGAGCGTCTCGCCAAGGAAGCGGCGTAA
- a CDS encoding F0F1 ATP synthase subunit epsilon, producing MAEKLNFDLVSPERLLFSGQVDMVVIPGSEGDMGIMAGHAPVMSTLRPGIIEVENEGAPRQRIFVRGGFAEVTPAGLTVLAEFTVPLADLDATALDREIALADKDVADAKNDDKRQSALEKLDHLKELRHTV from the coding sequence ATGGCTGAGAAGCTGAATTTCGACCTCGTGTCGCCGGAACGGCTGCTCTTTTCAGGGCAGGTCGACATGGTGGTGATACCCGGTTCCGAGGGCGACATGGGCATCATGGCGGGCCACGCGCCCGTCATGTCGACGCTCCGCCCCGGCATCATCGAGGTCGAGAATGAGGGCGCGCCGCGTCAGCGCATTTTCGTGCGCGGCGGTTTTGCCGAGGTGACGCCTGCCGGCCTCACGGTGCTTGCCGAGTTCACGGTACCGCTTGCCGATCTCGACGCGACGGCGCTCGACCGCGAAATCGCCCTTGCCGACAAGGACGTGGCGGACGCGAAGAACGACGACAAGCGCCAGTCCGCGCTGGAAAAGCTCGACCACCTGAAAGAGCTTCGCCACACGGTCTGA